In the Gammaproteobacteria bacterium genome, one interval contains:
- a CDS encoding tetratricopeptide repeat protein has translation MSLAEAGWPAFPGHEARALLAEAQRVPDGAAAALKAREAAEFAFRRDLYAVALEAATLWHASETGDPEVLALLAALNAAAGDMQAAYEAAREGLSADADDGRFLALLEERLNGINSDALTTTDLEPLTSRLAAEHPDLPQVLNLGARVALAAEQHSQASRLAEDLLQLDPGRDDAHALAATALLRAGDPDAALARLTEQLAIRDSLVLEQNYVALLLAAEQPREAFGRLRNLRATHPRSPDLALQEAGLLRMLDADNYAEPIYLELFSRGYRPDFCRLALGQIAARREDWLESIEWLAGIETDRLAPAAASVLVGAFVARDEIDEALATLLDHVGRYPQHAFESLPLFAFVMRAADRDGQALAAYEEALRYRPQSRALRMQRAHLLLDLKKHRRAIREMEGLLAEHPRDSEVLNALGYTLADRGIRLEEAHGHISLALELDPGSPAIVDSMGWVLYRLGRKEEAVPLLEQALEGLPNPEVAAHLCEVLYELGQTERADELLSDSLVQYEDEDTTLLEAVRDRYSR, from the coding sequence ATGAGTCTGGCCGAGGCCGGCTGGCCGGCGTTTCCGGGTCATGAAGCCCGTGCCCTGCTGGCCGAGGCGCAGCGCGTGCCGGACGGTGCGGCGGCAGCTCTGAAGGCCCGGGAGGCGGCGGAGTTCGCGTTCCGGCGCGATCTCTATGCCGTTGCCCTGGAAGCGGCGACCTTGTGGCATGCGAGCGAAACAGGCGACCCGGAAGTCCTGGCGCTGCTGGCAGCCCTGAACGCGGCTGCCGGCGACATGCAGGCGGCGTACGAAGCGGCTCGCGAGGGTCTTTCCGCGGACGCGGATGACGGACGCTTTCTCGCATTGCTCGAGGAGCGGCTGAACGGAATCAATTCGGACGCGCTTACCACCACGGACCTGGAGCCGCTGACCAGCCGGCTCGCCGCCGAGCATCCCGATCTGCCGCAAGTGCTCAATCTCGGTGCGCGTGTGGCGCTTGCCGCCGAGCAACATTCGCAGGCCTCCCGGTTGGCGGAAGACCTGTTGCAGCTTGATCCCGGGCGCGACGATGCGCATGCGCTCGCGGCCACCGCGCTGTTGCGCGCCGGCGACCCGGATGCCGCCCTCGCCCGGTTGACCGAGCAATTGGCTATTCGCGACAGCCTGGTGCTGGAGCAGAACTACGTGGCCTTGCTGCTGGCGGCGGAACAACCGCGCGAGGCCTTCGGCCGCCTTCGAAATCTTCGCGCCACGCACCCGCGCTCTCCGGATCTGGCGCTGCAGGAGGCCGGGCTGCTGCGGATGCTCGACGCCGATAATTACGCCGAGCCGATATACCTCGAGCTTTTTTCGCGCGGCTACCGGCCCGATTTCTGCCGCTTGGCCCTGGGGCAGATCGCCGCCCGGCGCGAGGATTGGCTGGAATCGATCGAGTGGCTCGCCGGGATCGAAACGGACCGGCTGGCGCCCGCGGCCGCGAGTGTGCTGGTCGGGGCTTTCGTCGCGCGGGATGAAATCGACGAGGCGCTGGCGACCCTTCTGGACCATGTCGGGCGCTATCCCCAGCACGCCTTCGAGAGCCTGCCGCTGTTCGCTTTCGTGATGCGGGCCGCCGATCGCGATGGTCAGGCGCTGGCGGCGTACGAGGAAGCTCTTCGCTACCGGCCGCAAAGCCGTGCATTGAGGATGCAGCGAGCCCACCTGCTGCTGGATCTCAAGAAACACCGCAGGGCGATTCGGGAGATGGAAGGCTTGCTGGCCGAGCACCCGCGTGACTCGGAAGTGCTCAATGCCCTGGGATACACGCTGGCGGATCGGGGCATACGACTTGAGGAAGCCCATGGTCATATCAGCCTGGCGCTGGAGCTCGACCCGGGCTCGCCCGCGATCGTGGACAGCATGGGCTGGGTGCTCTACCGCCTGGGCCGGAAGGAGGAGGCCGTGCCGCTGCTGGAGCAGGCGCTTGAGGGCCTTCCGAATCCCGAAGTCGCCGCGCACCTGTGCGAGGTCCTGTACGAACTGGGACAGACGGAACGGGCCGACGAACTGCTGAGCGATTCGCTGGTGCAGTACGAGGACGAGGACACGACGCTCCTGGAGGCCGTTCGGGACAGGTATTCGCGATGA
- a CDS encoding FAD-dependent oxidoreductase, translating into MSVLPAGEAKFDWSVPVAVVGAGGCGLCAGLAARQAGAEVLILERDAVPIGTTGMSTGLIPGADTRMQRDKGIEDSPELFAEDVLAKAKRQTDADVVLALARESARTVEWLADECGVALSLVDSFLYTGHSVKRMHGSPNRTGAELMGSLLDACTDAGADLLTDARVSHLFADADGRISGLRCVRPDGSTEDLGCEALILACCGFAGNQDMVSEYIPELRHAEFFGHPGNQGEAIQWGRELGAAIADIRSYQGHGGLAKGYGVPILWPVILEGGIQVNLEGRRFSDESLGYSEQAMEVLAQPEHVAVTVYDQRLHELMHEFNDYREAITAGAVREASTPGELAELFGLPAGALEQTLAETAALTRGEASDSFGRDFTGRPELAAPWYGVRVTGALFHTQGGLRVDARARVLRADGSAFPNLFAGGGAARGVSGPSRWGYIAGNGLLTATTYGRLAGETAAALP; encoded by the coding sequence ATGAGCGTATTGCCCGCCGGGGAAGCGAAATTCGACTGGAGCGTCCCCGTCGCCGTGGTCGGCGCGGGCGGCTGCGGCCTGTGCGCCGGACTCGCGGCCCGCCAGGCGGGCGCCGAAGTGCTCATACTCGAACGCGACGCCGTGCCCATCGGCACGACCGGCATGTCCACCGGACTGATCCCGGGCGCCGACACCCGGATGCAGCGCGATAAGGGAATCGAAGACTCGCCGGAACTTTTCGCCGAGGACGTGCTGGCCAAGGCGAAGCGCCAGACCGACGCGGACGTGGTTCTGGCGCTGGCACGCGAGTCCGCACGCACCGTGGAGTGGCTGGCCGACGAATGCGGCGTGGCGCTGTCGCTGGTCGACAGCTTCCTCTACACGGGGCACAGCGTCAAACGCATGCACGGCAGCCCCAACCGCACCGGCGCCGAACTGATGGGCAGCCTGCTGGACGCCTGCACCGACGCCGGCGCGGACCTGCTGACGGACGCGCGCGTCAGCCACCTGTTCGCCGATGCCGACGGCCGCATAAGCGGGCTGCGCTGCGTGCGACCGGACGGCAGCACCGAGGACCTCGGCTGCGAAGCGCTGATCCTGGCCTGCTGCGGTTTCGCCGGCAACCAGGACATGGTGTCCGAATATATCCCCGAGCTGCGCCACGCCGAGTTCTTCGGCCATCCGGGCAACCAGGGCGAGGCGATCCAGTGGGGCCGGGAACTCGGCGCGGCGATCGCCGACATCCGCTCCTACCAGGGGCACGGCGGCCTCGCCAAGGGCTACGGCGTGCCGATCCTGTGGCCGGTCATCCTGGAGGGCGGGATCCAGGTAAACCTCGAGGGCCGGCGCTTTTCCGACGAATCGCTCGGTTATTCCGAGCAGGCGATGGAAGTGCTGGCGCAGCCGGAACACGTTGCCGTTACGGTCTACGACCAGCGCCTGCACGAGTTGATGCACGAATTCAACGATTACCGCGAAGCGATCACAGCGGGCGCGGTGCGAGAGGCCTCGACCCCGGGAGAACTGGCGGAATTGTTCGGGCTGCCGGCCGGGGCACTGGAGCAGACGCTGGCCGAGACGGCGGCCCTGACCCGGGGAGAAGCAAGCGATTCATTCGGCCGCGATTTCACCGGCAGGCCGGAACTCGCCGCGCCCTGGTACGGGGTGCGCGTGACCGGCGCCCTGTTCCACACGCAGGGCGGACTCAGGGTGGATGCGCGGGCCCGCGTCCTTCGCGCAGACGGCAGCGCCTTCCCCAACCTGTTCGCCGGCGGCGGGGCGGCGCGCGGCGTCTCGGGTCCGTCCCGCTGGGGCTATATCGCCGGCAACGGCCTGCTCACCGCCACCACCTACGGAAGGCTGGCGGGCGAAACCGCCGCCGCCCTCCCCTGA
- a CDS encoding arylmalonate decarboxylase — MTDALGWRRKFGVLGPSTNTVVQPDFDDLRPPGVTNHYSRIIIQDANAISDETFMAGTIEISENTAAAVRGVLTCKPDYLVMGMSAVTFYGGVKGGTEWKRRIEEIAELKLSVGSEAVADALDAYGSRNVAFMSPYYPVANREVSRYLSDRGFNVVRDSCLRCPSWTAIAEVPESRVASVFRELDGDDVDALVQVGTNLSAIRLAAGAERLLGKPVIAINTATYWHALRANGIQDKVMGFGRLLEEF; from the coding sequence ATGACCGATGCTTTGGGATGGCGAAGAAAGTTCGGGGTGCTGGGGCCTTCGACCAACACGGTCGTGCAACCGGATTTCGACGACCTGCGTCCGCCGGGCGTGACCAATCACTACTCGCGGATCATCATTCAGGACGCCAATGCAATATCGGACGAGACCTTCATGGCCGGCACCATCGAGATTTCCGAGAATACGGCGGCAGCCGTTCGCGGCGTGCTGACCTGCAAGCCGGACTACCTGGTCATGGGGATGTCGGCGGTGACGTTTTACGGCGGCGTGAAGGGCGGCACCGAATGGAAGAGGAGGATCGAGGAGATCGCGGAACTGAAGCTGTCCGTCGGTTCCGAGGCCGTGGCCGACGCGCTCGACGCCTACGGCTCGCGCAACGTCGCGTTCATGTCGCCCTATTACCCGGTGGCCAACCGCGAGGTCAGCCGATACCTGTCGGACCGCGGATTCAACGTCGTGCGCGACTCCTGCCTGCGCTGCCCCTCATGGACCGCCATCGCGGAAGTACCTGAATCGCGGGTGGCCAGCGTATTCCGGGAACTCGACGGCGACGATGTGGACGCGCTGGTGCAGGTGGGCACCAACCTCTCGGCGATCCGGCTGGCGGCGGGCGCGGAGCGGTTGCTCGGCAAGCCCGTGATCGCCATCAACACCGCCACCTATTGGCATGCGCTGAGAGCCAACGGCATCCAGGACAAGGTCATGGGATTCGGCCGCCTGCTGGAGGAGTTCTAG
- a CDS encoding DUF1838 domain-containing protein, protein MNRRELLRGAAVMGIGVGAPRMLAAEAAAAATAETLTLPGDPEGQCRAMVRAYGNEGGDPCVFKTRGKVFAVQEDAVTPMYGFLGSETGWWKQVEEHVWVRYPSTVSFFTDLETGEFIDQYTSPFNGATVTLPASFIRHKEGQYYTPMGVWFGSMKRVFPDHYAEKPLHLDWTDDNGVLRLQEGSRFPPILPQPSLEYASLFAATHEVLGEEPRQPTAAAGGWNIFSATRRPYNEMGILPGHVIWHFDAVKVPSFEDLDAGYLERARALSPVFEQSPEHDDGPSFFERIIEMRGFG, encoded by the coding sequence ATGAATCGGAGGGAATTGCTGCGGGGTGCGGCCGTGATGGGTATCGGGGTGGGCGCGCCTCGAATGTTGGCGGCGGAAGCGGCGGCGGCCGCCACTGCCGAAACACTGACGCTGCCCGGCGATCCGGAAGGCCAATGCCGTGCGATGGTCCGCGCCTACGGAAACGAAGGCGGCGATCCCTGCGTCTTCAAGACCCGCGGCAAGGTCTTTGCCGTTCAGGAAGACGCGGTCACGCCCATGTACGGGTTCCTGGGCAGCGAAACCGGCTGGTGGAAGCAGGTGGAGGAACACGTGTGGGTACGCTATCCGTCCACGGTTTCGTTCTTCACCGATCTCGAGACCGGCGAGTTCATCGACCAGTACACCAGCCCCTTCAACGGCGCCACGGTCACGCTGCCGGCCAGCTTCATACGGCACAAGGAAGGGCAGTACTACACGCCGATGGGCGTGTGGTTCGGCAGCATGAAGCGGGTATTTCCCGACCATTACGCCGAGAAGCCGCTGCACCTGGACTGGACCGATGACAACGGCGTCCTGCGCCTGCAGGAAGGCTCGCGTTTTCCTCCCATCCTCCCCCAGCCGTCGCTGGAATACGCTTCCCTTTTCGCCGCGACGCATGAAGTCCTGGGCGAGGAACCGCGCCAGCCGACCGCCGCCGCCGGAGGCTGGAACATTTTTTCCGCTACCCGCCGGCCGTACAACGAAATGGGCATCCTGCCCGGCCACGTGATCTGGCATTTCGACGCGGTCAAGGTGCCGTCCTTCGAGGACCTGGACGCCGGCTATCTCGAGCGTGCCCGGGCCCTGTCGCCGGTATTCGAGCAATCGCCCGAGCACGACGACGGCCCGTCGTTCTTCGAACGCATCATCGAGATGCGCGGTTTCGGCTGA
- the prfA gene encoding peptide chain release factor 1, giving the protein MNPALLEKLRGLKSRFEQLEASLADPEVLSDPVRRRDAGREHSRLQPLASLLDRLERALETEASAEEMLGGDDEELRELAREEAEEARREQAALEVRLRRFLLKPDPRDARDVYLEIRAGTGGDEAAIFAGDLFRMYARYAEGRGWAQEIIQMSEGEHGGYKEIVCRLAGKRVFSYLRFESGAHRVQRVPETESQGRIHTSACTVAVLPEAEETGEIEIDPGDLRVDTYRASGAGGQHVNKTDSAVRLTHLPTGIVVECQDERSQHKNRARALSLLRARLLDAEQSRLEHERAEERRSQVGSGDRSERIRTYNFPQGRVTDHRINLSLYKLPQIMEGDLDGIIEPLRQHMEAEQLATLDPG; this is encoded by the coding sequence ATGAACCCCGCCCTGCTGGAAAAACTCCGCGGCCTCAAGTCCCGTTTTGAACAACTTGAGGCGTCGCTGGCGGATCCGGAAGTGCTTTCGGATCCGGTGCGCCGGCGCGATGCCGGCCGCGAGCACTCGCGTCTGCAGCCCCTGGCCAGTCTGCTGGACCGGCTGGAGCGGGCGCTGGAAACGGAGGCTTCGGCGGAGGAAATGCTCGGCGGCGACGACGAGGAACTGCGCGAGCTGGCGCGGGAAGAGGCCGAGGAGGCGCGGCGCGAACAGGCGGCCCTGGAAGTCCGGTTGCGCCGTTTCCTGCTCAAGCCCGACCCGCGCGACGCCCGCGACGTTTACCTGGAGATCCGCGCCGGCACCGGCGGCGACGAAGCGGCGATTTTCGCCGGCGACCTGTTCCGCATGTACGCGCGCTATGCGGAGGGGCGCGGCTGGGCGCAGGAGATCATTCAGATGAGCGAGGGCGAACACGGCGGCTACAAGGAAATCGTCTGCCGGCTGGCCGGCAAGCGGGTCTTTTCCTACCTGCGGTTCGAGTCCGGCGCCCATCGCGTGCAGCGGGTGCCGGAAACGGAGTCGCAGGGGCGGATTCACACCTCGGCCTGCACCGTGGCGGTGCTCCCGGAAGCCGAGGAAACGGGAGAAATCGAGATCGATCCCGGCGACCTGAGGGTCGATACCTATCGCGCTTCGGGCGCCGGCGGCCAGCACGTGAACAAGACCGACTCCGCGGTCCGACTCACCCACCTGCCCACTGGAATCGTCGTCGAATGTCAGGACGAGCGCTCGCAGCACAAGAATCGCGCCCGGGCGCTGTCGCTGCTGCGCGCCCGGCTGCTGGACGCCGAGCAGAGCCGCCTCGAGCACGAGCGCGCCGAGGAACGGCGCTCTCAGGTCGGCAGCGGCGACCGCTCCGAGCGCATCCGCACGTACAACTTCCCGCAGGGCCGGGTCACCGACCACCGCATCAACCTGAGTCTCTACAAGCTGCCGCAGATCATGGAAGGCGACCTCGACGGGATCATCGAGCCGCTACGCCAGCACATGGAGGCCGAACAGCTCGCCACCCTGGATCCCGGATAA